Within Actinoplanes sp. L3-i22, the genomic segment GCTTGCCCTCCACCGCGTCGCGGAAGCGCTCGTGCTCGACGAGCAGCGGCTCCCGCTTCGGGATGGCGTAGCGGACCATGTCGCCCTCGCTGACCCCGCGGAACGCGCGCAGCGCCTCCCACTCGGTGCCGACCGCGCCGTTGGCGTAGAAGGTCAGGTCCGCGGTCAGGGTGTCGGCGACGAAACTGCCCCGCTCACCGGTGATCACAGTGGACCGCTCCTTGAACGGGCTCAGCCAGTTCACCAGGTGGTTGGCCATCAGGCCACCCTCCAGGCTCGCCACGGCGGAGACCATGTCCTCGTGCGGGCGGCCGCTGCGGGACGCGGTACGGGCCGAGACCGTCTGGTACTGCCGGCCGGTGACCCACGCGGTCAGGTCGATGTCGTGGGTGGCCAGGTCCATCACCACGCCGACGTCGGCGATCCGGCCCGGGAACGGGCCCTGGCGACGGGTGACGATCTGGTAGATCTCGCCCAGCTCGCCGGCCTCCAGGCGGGACCGCAGGCTCTGCAGCGCCGGGTTGTACCGCTCGATGTGGCCGACCGCGCCGACCAGGCCCTTACTGGCGAACGCCTCGACCAGCCGGCGGGACGCCTCCAGCGAGGGGGCCAGCGGCTTCTCGATCAGGGCGTGCACACCGGCGTCGGCCAGGCGCAGGCCCAGCTCCTCGTGCAGGCCGGTGGGCGAGGCCACCACCACGTAGTCGACGCCGAGCTTGAGCAGCGCCTCCAGGTCGGGGACGACCGGGACGCCGTGCGGGGCGACCGCGGACGGCGACGGGTCGGCCGCGCCGACCAGCTCGACCCCGTCCAGCAGGTTCAGCACGCGGGCGTGGTTGCGCCCCATCGCGCCGAGGCCGATCAGGCCCGCGCGCAGAGTCTTCTCGGTCATGCGCCGGCCACCTCGTTCACGGCCGCCACGATCTGCTCGAGGTCCTCGTCGGTCAGGCTCGGCATGATCGGCAGCGAGATGACCTCGCCGGCCGCTTTGTCGGTCTCCGGCAGCTTCCACGGGCCGACGTTGCCGTCCGCGTCCAGGAACGGGCGCAGGCGGTGGATCGGGATCGGGTAGTAGACGCCGCTGCCGACGCCGCGCTCCTTGAGGCCAGCCTGGAACTCGTCCTGACCGCCCTGCACCCGGATCGTGTACTGGTGGTAGACGTGGTGCGCGCCCTCGTCCACCGGCGGGACGGTCACGCCCTTGAGGTTCGCGTCCAGGTAGGCGGCGTTCGAGCGGCGCTTGTCGGTCCAGCCGAGGAGCTTGCCCAGCTGCACCCGGCCGATCGCGGCGGCCACGTCGGTGAGCCGCATGTTCGCGCCGACGATCTCGTTCTG encodes:
- a CDS encoding Gfo/Idh/MocA family protein, with protein sequence MTEKTLRAGLIGLGAMGRNHARVLNLLDGVELVGAADPSPSAVAPHGVPVVPDLEALLKLGVDYVVVASPTGLHEELGLRLADAGVHALIEKPLAPSLEASRRLVEAFASKGLVGAVGHIERYNPALQSLRSRLEAGELGEIYQIVTRRQGPFPGRIADVGVVMDLATHDIDLTAWVTGRQYQTVSARTASRSGRPHEDMVSAVASLEGGLMANHLVNWLSPFKERSTVITGERGSFVADTLTADLTFYANGAVGTEWEALRAFRGVSEGDMVRYAIPKREPLLVEHERFRDAVEGKQSDIVTLQQGMRTVQVAASVLRSARESITVDVTAIES